The nucleotide window AACACTTATCACCTACAAGAGCAAATGGTTTGGTTTCTATGTTAAAACAAATAAAAATGTATGCAATTGCCCAACAAGCAAAATTGCAGAATTAAGACTATTACAGATGACAGATAAAGAATTAGAAGAAATAGGAGACAAAATAATTAGGGTTTTAAAAACTATTTATGATCCAGAAATTCCTGTTGATATTTACGAACTTGGTTTAATTTACGATGTTTTTGTTTCTGATGAAAACAATGCTAAAATTTTAATGACACTTACATCTCCAAACTGCCCAGTTGCAGAAAGTTTGCCTGTAGAAATAGAAGATAAAGTAAAGTCTTTAAAAGAATTAAATAACTGTGAAGTAGAGATTACTTTTGATCCTACTTGGACTCAAGAAATGATGAGTGAAGAAGCAAAATTAGAGTTAGGTATGCTTTAATTTGTATGAATAACTAGTCTAATCTCTAAAGTGTAAGAAAATGCAAGATGAAATTGTAAATAGAGTTGCCAACAGTAAATTAGTAACTTTTGATTTAGAAGAAATATATCCTGAAGGAGAAAGAGTTTTAATTGACATTAAAGATTGGCTTTTTCAAGAGCTAATTTTAAAAGAGAAAGATTTTAGAGTTTTTGTAAAAAACCATAATTGGTCTAAATACAAAAAAACATTTGTTGCAGTTACGTGTTCTGTAGATGCAATAATTCCTTCTTGGGCTTACATGCTAATTGCTGCAGAACTTGCACCACATGCTAATAAAGTGGTAATTGGTGATTTAGAATTATTAGAAACTGTTATTTATCAAGAATTAATTGGTTTTTTAGATTTAAGACATCTTGCAGACAAACCAGTTATATTAAAAGGCTGTGCAGACAAGCCAATACCACCTTCTGCTTTTGCATTTTTAATACAAAAAATTCAACCTATAGCTAAGAGTATTCTCTTTGGTGAAGCCTGTTCTACTGTGCCTTTGTATAAATCTAAAAATTAATTTTATTTTTTTACAGATAATCTTACTTTTGTGTTCAATCTATCAAAAAAGTGAGAAGTTATTTTCTTCTATTTTTACTTCTTTTTTCATTAAGTTCAATTTCCCAATCAAAGAAAAAAGATACTTTGCCAACACCTAAATGGAAAATTCATGGAAGGTTTGCATTTGTATTCAATCAATCTTCGTTTTCTAATTGGAGAACTGGAGGTGTAAACTCAATTGCAGGAAACCTAAATGTAAACTACGATTTTAATTACAAGAAAAACAATATTAATTGGGATAGCAGACTAATAACCAGTTATGGTTTAAGTCATTTAAGCGAACAAGGCTGGAGAAAAACCGATGACAGAGTTGAGTTTAATACTTTGTTTGGTTTAAAAACATCTACCTATTGGTTCTTTTCCTTTATTGGAAATTTTAGGACACAATACACTTTAGGTTACGATTACAAAAAAGAACCCAAAGAACGAGTTTCAGACTTCTTATCTCCTGCTTATTTAACCTTTGGACCAGGAATGCTTTGGAAAAAATCTGATGATTTAAGTATAAATATTGCACCAGCTACAGCTAGATATACCTTTGTAAACGACTTTTTCTCTGGTAAATTTGGGGTTGCAGAAGGCAGAAATACAGCATTTAGTATTGGGTATAGTTTATCTGGCTACTATAAATTTCAAATCATGGAAAATATAGTAATGGAAAACATCTTAGCACTCTATACAGATTATCTTGCAAATGTGGGGAATATAGATGTAGATTATCAAGCAAATATTGGGTTTAAAGTAAATAAGCAAATTAAAATGCACTTAACATTTCAAGCCATCATAGATGATGATTCATCAAGTAAAATTCAATTTAGACAACTATTTGGTTTGGGTGTAAACTATAGTTTTCACGAAAGAGTTAGTTACTAAACCTTACTTTAAACGAAAAAACATCAACATTATCATTTCTATTTGATTGATTATCAATTCAAAGAAATAAAGTAAATTGCATTTCACCTAAATTACATAATTTGAAATTGTAAATTATTTTAATTTTGACACCTTATAAAAGCCAAATCATGAGAAAAATTACACTATTGTTATTATTTGCGTTCATGAGCATAACATTAACAGCTCAAAATGCAGATGAATTAAAAAAAGAGCTAGCCTCTAAAAAAGATTCAATTTCTAAATTACAAGCAAAAGCAAAGAAAATTCAGGGCCAAATAGACAAACTTCCAGGTTGGAGAGTTGGAGCATTTGGTACTATTGGTGCTAGCTTATCTGGTTTTAACAACTGGTATGCTAGAAATGCACCTAATGCAGATGCTGCCAATATTGGAATTACTGTAAACGCTTTTGCCAATTTAATTGAAGAAGATTTTTTCTGGAGAAACTCTGGAAACCTTAATTTAGGTTGGGTAAAATTAGATGACAAATCTATTTCTGGAGATGAAGATTTTGAAACAGCTTCAGACGTATTTACCTTATCATCTTTATATGGTAAAAGATTAAATAAAAAATGGGCATTATCTGCACTTGGGGAGTACAGAACAACCTTAATAGATAATTTTAACGATCCTGGATATTTAGATTTAGGTGCTGGTTTAACTTGGACTCCAACAAGTCATTTAGTTGTAGTAATGCATCCAGGAAACTACAATTTTGTATTTAGCTCAGGAGATACTGTTTTTGAATCTTCTTTAGGTGCAAAAGTAGTTGCAGATTACACCAACAAGTATGGTGGTTTAAGTATTAAATCTAACCTATCTTTATTCCAAAGCTATAAAGATGGTGATTTATCTAACTGGACATGGACAAACTCTTTTGGATATACTTTATGGAAAGGTGTTGGTTTAGGTTTCGAAGTTGGTTTAAGAAACAACAAGCAAGAAGCTTTAAATAATGCTTTATTAGATAATCCTGCAGAAACTTTTGCAACTGTAGATAACAAATTACAAACCTATTGGTTGTTTGGTTTAAGCTATGCTTTTTAATCAAAAATCATAAATAAATATTCTAAACCTCAAGAAAGTCTTGAGGTTTTTTTATTTTAATTACTTTTGTTACTTAAATTTCTATGGATGACATTATTAATAATTTACGCAACTGTTTCAATATTTTTCTCTTTTCTATGTTCAATTTTAGAAGCAGTTTTACTAAGTATAACTCCCACTTTTATCAATCTTAAAAAGAGCGAAGGTTTAGAGTATGCAAACGAATTAGAAGTTTTAAAGAAAGATGTAGATAAACCCTTAATTGCAATTTTAACGATTAATACAATTGCACATACAGTAGGTGCAATTTTGGTTGGTGTACAAGCTAAAGTGGCTTATGCAGAAATGTATGGCACTACAACTAGAAGTGTTTTTGGAATTGAATTTACAGAAGATGTAATGGTTGGTTTGGTATCTACAGTAATGACCATTTTAATTTTGGTTGCCTCAGAAATTATTCCGAAAACAATTGGTGCTACTTATTGGAAAGGTTTAGCAAACTTTACATCTAAAGCACTTAATATTATGATTTTCCCTTTAAAATACACAGGGATTTTATGGGTTTTACAACTTACTACAAAATTGATTGGTGGTAAAGGTCATGGAAGTATTTTGAGCAGAGAAAGCTTTTTGGTGATGACAGAAATGGCTGAAAAGGATGGTGTTTTTAAGAAAAACGAAAGTAAAGTTATTCGAAACTTATTAGGCTTTAAAGAGATTAAAGTAAATGATGTAATGACACCAAGAACAGTTATGGAGCTAGCTGATGAAAGCCAAACTATACAAGCTTTTTATGATGGTCATAAGAATTTACGTTTTTCTAGAATACCTGTTTTTAAAGAAAATCCTGATGAGATAACTGGTTACTTTTTAAAAGATCATTTATTAGAGGCAATTATTAATGGTAAAGGCAATGAAGCTTTATCAACCATAAAAAGAGATATTTTAATTACAGATAGAGAACTATCTATACCAGATTTATTTGATAAACTAATTAAAGAAAAAGAGCACATTGCCTTGGTTGTAGATGAATATGGCTCTGTAAGTGGTTTGGTTTCTCAAGAAGATGTTATAGAAACTTTATTAGGTTTAGAAATAATGGATGAAACAGATTCTGTTGCAGATTTACAGGCTTTAGCTCGTAAATCTTGGGAAAATCGAGCTAAGAGAATGGGTATTATTGGAGATGATTTAGAGCAATAATATTTTAAAATTATATATTAAAAAAATCCTACTGCTTTTTAATCAGTAGGATTTTTTTTATTCTTCCTCTTTATATTCGTAATACAAAAAGTCATTATAAGGAAAACGTTGAATGTGAATTTTCTTTACCTCTTCGTACGTTTTTTCTTTAAAGTCTTCTAAATTTTCTTTGTTTAATGCAGAGATAAAAATAGATTCTACTTCTTTATCATTCATCCAAGTTTTTTTCCAATCTTGTAAAGTATAATGCTCTTTGCCTCTTTCTGTTTCTAAATCATCTTCTTTAATAGTTTCATGTTCATAAGCATCAATCTTATTAAAAACCATTAAAGTTGGTTTATCTGCACATTTTATATCGGTTAAAATTGAGTTTACAGAAGCAATATGATCTTCAAAATTAGGATGAGAAATATCTACAACATGTAGCAATAAATCTGCTTCTCTAACCTCATCTAGAGTAGACTTAAAAGATTCTACCAATTGCGTTGGTAATTTTCTAATAAACCCAACAGTGTCTGTCATTAAAAAAGGAATATTTTTAATAACCACTTTACGAACTGTTGTATCTAAGGTTGCAAAGAGTTTATTTTCGGCAAAAACATCACTTTTACTAATTACATTCATTAAAGTAGACTTACCAACATTGGTATAACCTACTAATGCTACTCTAACCATTTTACCACGATTCTTTCTTTGAACCGCCATTTGTTTATCAATGGTTTTTAATCGTTTTTTTAATAGTGTTATTTTATCACGAATAATACGTCTATCTGTTTCAATTTCTGTTTCTCCTGGTCCACGCATTCCAATACCTCCTTTTTGTTTGTCTAAGTGTGTCCAAAGACGTGTTAAACGTGGTAAAAGGTATTCGCTTTGTGCTAATTCTACTTGCGTTTTTGCAGAGCTTGTTTGTGCTCTTTGTGCAAAAATATCTAAGATTAAATTGGTTCTATCTAAAATTTTGCAATCTAAAATTTTCTCTATATTTCTTAATTGTGCAGGTGATAATTCATCATCAAATATAGCAGTACCAATCATGTTAGATTGTATGTATTGTTTTACATCTTCTAACTTTCCAGCACCTAAAAATGTTTTGGGATTTGGTCTTTCCATCTTCTGAACAAAACGTTTTACAACAACACCACCTGCAGTTTCTGTTAAAAACTCTAGTTCGTCTAAATATTCTGTTGATTTTGTTTCATCTTGCTGTTGTGTAATAACACCTATTAAAACAGCTTTTTCAGAAATAGCTTCTTTTTGATCTATCATATAAAACAAAGGTAAAAAGAAAGTTGACACCAAAAAGCATTTTTGATGCCAACTCCATTATCAAACTCAATTAACTAAATGAAACTTATATAAATTCTACTTTACCTGTAGCCATATTATAAACTGCAGCTACAATTTTAATTTTACCTTCTTCTTCTAATTGTGCCATTTTAGGAGACCTTTCTCTAATGTCTTTTACAGTAATTAATGCATTATTATGAATTACATCATTTAAAAAAGCTGTGTTTTTTGAAGATATTTCTCCATTAGTTGGTGTTGCTTTAACAGAAGGTTTTATTTCATTTAAAAGATTTTGTAACGAGTTCATTTCCATAGAAGCTGCATCTGTATTGTCTACTGCATGTTTTACTGCTCCACAAGAACTGTGGCCCATAACAATTACTAGCTTAGAACCTGCTACTGCAGTAGCAAATTCCATAGAACCAACAATGTCTGCATTCTCTATATTACCAGCAACTCTTGCTACAAAAATATCTCCAATTCCTAAATCAAAAACATCTTCTACAGGTACTCTACTATCTACACATGATAATACAATTGCTTTTGGATATTGACCAATGGTTGCTTTTCTTCTTTGTGCAGAATGATCTCTTCTTGTTAAGTTATTCGAAACAAAGTTTTCATTCCCTTTTTTAAGTCTTCCAATAATTTCATCAGGACTCAAATTTGCTTGTTCTTCTGCAGTAAGAATACTTTTTATTGGTGTTTGTGCTACCAATACTGAATCTTTATTATTAGTGGTTGTTGTAACTTCTTTATCATCAACACAAGCATAAACTGAAAGTGTAACTATTAAAATACCCAAATACTTTACTAAGTTTTTCATAAAAAATGTTTTTAAATTGTTTAAAAGTTGTGGTGCATACTAAATTGTAATTGTCCTTTGCTCCAAGCATTTGTGGTTTGATTCATATAACCCACTTGAAACCTTATTTGAGGATTTAAAACATAGCCTACACCAAAATATGTTCTATTTCTATCAAATAATTCTACTGTATTATTATTATTACCTATAATTCTTTCTCCATTTATAAAAAGCTCATTATAAAAGGCTCCGTAAATAGTTTTTGGCACTAAACTTTTATTGTTGAATGGAACATTTATAAAAAGGTTATACCTATACCTAGTTCTAAAGTCTTGATCATCTACAAATCTTTGCTCGTATCTAAATCTATGGGTTAACAAAAACCTTTTTCCTATTTTTTGTGGTATTAATGCCTCCTGATATATTCTATTTTCATTAGAAGTAGCATTAGAATCGCCAAATTCACCAGTGGTAATATTTGCAAATCCTAGAGTGAACATTACATTTGCATTTTTAGGTGTGTAGGTTAAACCTGAACGTAAAAGTAATTGCTCTTGATCTGCCATTAAATCCCAAGCTCTGTATTGCACATCTCCTTGAATACCAAATTGTGAATCAGAAAATTTATGATTAAAAAAATACATGTACCAAGCTCCTGTTTGGTTTTCATCTACTTGACTAAATGTAGATAATGTAAAAATTGATAGTACTAGAAAAAGAAATTTAGTTTTCATGTTAAAATTATCTACTACAAATATAATAGTATTACTATTAATATAAAATGTATAGCTTTTATTTTAACACATTATTAACTTATATTTCTAATAAATAAATCCTCAACAACAGTTGAGGATTTATTTAATAATTTACATTTTATTATAAAAATAAAAAACCTCAAGACAAACTGAGGTTTTTAACAATTAATTCAAATTTTATACAATTATACTCTTATATTCTATCTTTATATGGTGGTTTTAAGATGCTGCAAATTTAAATTGAATCTCATTTGTAACCTACATTTGAATGTTAACAAAACATATATTTTAAGTTAAATTATCAACTTTTTTATAAATCCCATTTTTATTTTGAAAAAGATAAAAAAATTAAGAATAATTAAGAATTCATCAATTAATTTAAATCTGTTTATCGTACGTAAGTTCTTGTTATTAAAAATTTTTTTTGTTTTAAAATAGTTATAACTTTTATAAACATAGATTTATTCTAACATTTACAAAGCCAATTAAATAAGTTATTTTTACCCTAAACTAAATTTTATGTTTCCATCTCTACCAAGTATCAAACAAAAAAAAGATATTACTACAATTGCTTTTTACAATGTAGAAAACTTGTTTGACACTGTAGATGACCCAAATACTGCAGATGACGATTATACACCAAATGGTAAAAAGAAATGGACAGTAGATCGTTATAAGATTAAAGTAAAAAAATTAAGCTCTATTATAGCTCAATTAGGTTTGCATAAATCTAAATATCCACCAGCAATTGTTGGTTTGGTGGAGGTAGAGAATGCTAAAGTAGTATCAGATTTAGCTAACTCTTCATATTTAAAAAAGCATCATTATGGTTTTGTACATTATGATTCACCTGATGAAAGAGGTATAGACGTTGCTTTGTTATACAACAAAATAGCTTTTGAATTAATTGATTCTGAAACTTACCCTGTTTATTTAGAGGATGAAGAAGGTGATAGAGATTACACTAGAGATATTTTAAAAGTAAGTGGTAATTTACATGGTGAATTAGTACATATAATTGTTACTCATTGGTCTTCTAGAAGAGAAGGTGTAGCAGAAACAGAACATAAAAGAATTGCTGCTGCAGAAAAAATTAGAGAAATCACTTTAGATCTTCATCAAAAAGAAATGAACCCTAAAATTATAATTATGGGCGATTTTAATGATGACCCTACAAGTAGAAGTGTTAACCAATTTTTGGTAAAGGATGATTTTTATAACCCTATGAAAAAAATCTTAAATCCAGAAAGTAAAGGCTCATTAACATTTAATGGAAATTGGAATTTGTTTGATCAAATTATATTTTCTAAAAACTTTTTACAAGAAGAAAAAAACAAATTATATTTTAAGCACGCAGAAGTTTTTAATAAAAAATGGATGAAAATATACAAAGGAAAATATAAGGGAAGCCCTTTTAGAACTTATATTGGCCCTTGGTATAAAGGAGGTTTTTCAGATCATTTTCCTGTATATGCCTTTCTTAAAAAGAAGTCCTAATTTTTATCTCTATTCTTAAAAGCTGCCATTAACTTTTCGTCTGTTAGAATATATTTTTTGTATTTACCATCTCTATATCTATAATAAATAAAAATAGGCATAAAAATAAAAGACAAGTAAAATACACCTAAACCCATTACAATTTCTGCTTTCTCATGCTCTGTATTTATTAAGAATGCACCAACACACATCCAAACAATAAAGATTACAAAAAGTATTTTTAATAATAACTTCATACTACAAAATTACAAAAGTTCTATCTTTAAAACTTAATATAGTTTAAATGAAATACAATTTATTATTTTTGATTTGTTTGCTACTAACTTGTTGTAAACAAACCCAAAAGAAAGAAAAATTGAGTAAGAAAATTGTAATAGCACATAGAGGAGCATCTGCTTATTTACCAGAACACACCCTAGAAGCAAAAGCCATGGCTTTTGCAATGAATGTAAATTTTATAGAGCAAGATTTGGTGTTGAGTAAAGATGATGTACCTATTGTTATACATGATATTTATTTAGATGATGTTACAGATGTTGCTACCAAATTCCCAAATAGAAAAAGAAAAGACAATCGATTTTATGTTATAGATTTTACCTATCAAGAATTAAAAACATTACAGGTTACAGAGCGTTTTAATCCAAAAACTGGAAAACAATTTTATCCTGATAGATTTCCAAAATGGAAAGGCAGTTTTAAACTACACTCTCTACAAGAAGAAATTGAATTGATACAAGGATTAAATGCTTCTACAGGAAAAAAAATTGGTATTTATCCTGAAATTAAGGAACCAAAATTTCATCAAAAAGAAGGTAAAAATCTAACTTCTGTTGTTTTAAAAGTATTGGATGATTATGGTTACAAAACCAAAAATGATAATTGTATTCTTCAATGTTTTGATGCTAACGAACTAGAAAGAATTAGAGTTGAATTAAAATCAGAACTATTTTTAGTGCAATTGATAGAACATAAAGAAGAAGCTAAACAACTAAAACATTTTGCTACTTATGCAGATGGAATTGGACCTTGGTACAAACAAATTTTACTAGAAAAAGTAGAGGGTAAATTTACATTTACAAACCTTGTAAAAGAAGCACATGAATTAGAATTAAAAGTGCATCCTTACACATTTAGGGCAGATGCTTTGGCTGAATTCTCGTCTTTTAATGAAATGTTAGAAACCTTGCTTATTGATGCTAATGTAGATGGTGCTTTCACGGATTTTCCTGATAAAGTAGTTCATTTTCTTAAAAATCGTAATCAGTTAAAAGAATAGACCTTTTTCTTAATTTCTTTCCGTATTTTTAATTGTAAATACATCAAAAAATGGATTTAGAAAGCTTTAAAATACAGCATACGAACAACACTTTAGAGGTTTACAAGAAAGATATATTACAGTTTTCATCTGCTTGGTATTCTGGTTTTGGTAAGTTTCATACAGATGTTTTTAACTCCGATAAAAAAATTATTTATACTGTAACTAAACAATTTCAGTTTTGGAAATGGAGGATGGTGTATCACATCAAAAAAGATACTAAGGAACTTTCTGAATTAATTTCTAAAAACAATAAGAAGACTATATTTTCTATAGATGTGAACGAAATTACCTATCAAATTAAAATTCATTTTCAGAGTAGATTATCAATTTTTAAAAACGATAGTAAAATTGCAGAATTTAATGAAGCTTGTACTAAAGATGATTTTGCAGGTAAAGTAAAATTATTACTATTAGATAAAAACGATTTAGAGATCGCTTTTTTAATGTATTCTTGTTTAAAAATAGGAGAGCAAAACAGGTCTAGTAAATCTATTATTGCCAGTCAAAAACAATTAGAACCTAATGATGATCCTTGGAGTTAGTTTAACTGGTTACTTCTATTAACTTATTTCTATAGGCAGTTAATAATTTAGATTTTGAAATAAAACCAATATATTTATCTCCTTGCACAACAGGTAAATTCCAGGCATCACTAGTTTTAAATTTCTTCATAATTTCTGTAACAGAATCATCATAAAATATAATTTCTGGAGCTGCTTTCATTAAAGTTTCTACAGTAACATTATTATACATTTCTGTATCAAACATAAAAGGCCTTATATCATCTAAGAGAACAATACCTAAGAAAACTTTATCTGAATTTGTAACAGGAAAAATGTTTCTAGTAGATTTTGCAACTGCTGATTTTAGCATATCTCCTAGTAACATTTCTGGATGAATGGTTTTAAAATTCTTTTCTATTAATCGATCAACCTTCATCATCATCATCACATTCTTGTCCTTATTATGAGTTATTAATTCACCTCTTTTTGCCAATTCTGTTGTGTAAATAGAATTTGCAATAAAGTATTTGGTAAAAGCAAAACTTATAGCAGCAACCAACATTAATGGTACAAATAAATCATAACCTCCTGTTATTTCTGCAATTAAAAAAATGGCTGTTAAAGGCGCATGTAAAACACCAGCCATTAAACCAGTCATACCAATTAGTGTAAAGTTAGATTCAGACACATTACCTCCTAAAGTATTTATGATTTTCGCAAATACATTACCCAAAGATGCTCCCATAAAAAGTGTTGGTATAAAGATACCTCCAACTCCACCAGCTGCAAATGTGGTTGTCATTGCAATAGCTTTAAACAAAGCAATTATAATTAGAAATGCAATAACAATCCAAATATTGGTTAAATCTACATTATAAGGTAATGTTGCTAAAGCATCTGCTGTGTTTCCATTCAATAAATTATTTATTAATCCATAACCTTCACCATATAAAGGAGGAATTAAATACAACATTAAACCAATAGCAAAGCCACCAATAATTAATCTATGTATTCGTTTTTTAAAGTGATTAAAGAACTTTGTAATTCTAAAATAAATTTTAGAAAAATAGACAGAAGCTACACCTGTACCTAACCCTAAAATAATGTAATACAAAACATCCTTAATCTCAAAAGTATCTATAAGCTGAAAACCAAAAAGCGCATCTCTTTCAAAGAAAAAATAAGATGTAATTATTGCTGAAACAGATGCTAATAAAAGTGGTACTAAAGATGCAAATGCCAAATCTAAACTAAAGATTTCTACTGCAAATACAATAGCTGCAACTGGTGCTTTAAACATAGAGGACATTGCACCAGCTGTTGCACAACCAATAAGCAACATTCTAGTTTTAGGGCTCATATGAAATAACTGAGCAACATAAGAACCTAAAGCAGCACCTGTACTAACTGCTGGGCCTTGCAACCCTGCAGAACCACCAAAACCAACTGTAATTGGAGCCGTAATTAAAGAAGCATACATTTTGTACTTTTCAATAATTCCGTTTTTTTTAGAAACAGCATGTAATGTGGTCGAAATTCCATGGCCTATCTCTTTTTTTATCACCTTCTTTTTAATGTAAAAGACGATAATTAAACCAATAATAGGAAAAATAAAATATAAGGAATGATGAAAATCTTTAATGAATTTACCTTCTAAAAGATTCTCGAAAAAGAACGTTAAATTCTTTAATACAGCAGTTCCTAAACCAGCCAATAAACCTACTAAAACACTAAGAACATAAATAAACTGACGTTCAGAAATAAACTGATATCTCCAAAGTAAAATT belongs to Polaribacter dokdonensis and includes:
- a CDS encoding DUF59 domain-containing protein — encoded protein: MTDKELEEIGDKIIRVLKTIYDPEIPVDIYELGLIYDVFVSDENNAKILMTLTSPNCPVAESLPVEIEDKVKSLKELNNCEVEITFDPTWTQEMMSEEAKLELGML
- a CDS encoding DUF2480 family protein, which encodes MQDEIVNRVANSKLVTFDLEEIYPEGERVLIDIKDWLFQELILKEKDFRVFVKNHNWSKYKKTFVAVTCSVDAIIPSWAYMLIAAELAPHANKVVIGDLELLETVIYQELIGFLDLRHLADKPVILKGCADKPIPPSAFAFLIQKIQPIAKSILFGEACSTVPLYKSKN
- a CDS encoding DUF3078 domain-containing protein; protein product: MPTPKWKIHGRFAFVFNQSSFSNWRTGGVNSIAGNLNVNYDFNYKKNNINWDSRLITSYGLSHLSEQGWRKTDDRVEFNTLFGLKTSTYWFFSFIGNFRTQYTLGYDYKKEPKERVSDFLSPAYLTFGPGMLWKKSDDLSINIAPATARYTFVNDFFSGKFGVAEGRNTAFSIGYSLSGYYKFQIMENIVMENILALYTDYLANVGNIDVDYQANIGFKVNKQIKMHLTFQAIIDDDSSSKIQFRQLFGLGVNYSFHERVSY
- a CDS encoding DUF3078 domain-containing protein; the protein is MRKITLLLLFAFMSITLTAQNADELKKELASKKDSISKLQAKAKKIQGQIDKLPGWRVGAFGTIGASLSGFNNWYARNAPNADAANIGITVNAFANLIEEDFFWRNSGNLNLGWVKLDDKSISGDEDFETASDVFTLSSLYGKRLNKKWALSALGEYRTTLIDNFNDPGYLDLGAGLTWTPTSHLVVVMHPGNYNFVFSSGDTVFESSLGAKVVADYTNKYGGLSIKSNLSLFQSYKDGDLSNWTWTNSFGYTLWKGVGLGFEVGLRNNKQEALNNALLDNPAETFATVDNKLQTYWLFGLSYAF
- a CDS encoding CNNM domain-containing protein; translation: MTLLIIYATVSIFFSFLCSILEAVLLSITPTFINLKKSEGLEYANELEVLKKDVDKPLIAILTINTIAHTVGAILVGVQAKVAYAEMYGTTTRSVFGIEFTEDVMVGLVSTVMTILILVASEIIPKTIGATYWKGLANFTSKALNIMIFPLKYTGILWVLQLTTKLIGGKGHGSILSRESFLVMTEMAEKDGVFKKNESKVIRNLLGFKEIKVNDVMTPRTVMELADESQTIQAFYDGHKNLRFSRIPVFKENPDEITGYFLKDHLLEAIINGKGNEALSTIKRDILITDRELSIPDLFDKLIKEKEHIALVVDEYGSVSGLVSQEDVIETLLGLEIMDETDSVADLQALARKSWENRAKRMGIIGDDLEQ
- the hflX gene encoding GTPase HflX; the protein is MIDQKEAISEKAVLIGVITQQQDETKSTEYLDELEFLTETAGGVVVKRFVQKMERPNPKTFLGAGKLEDVKQYIQSNMIGTAIFDDELSPAQLRNIEKILDCKILDRTNLILDIFAQRAQTSSAKTQVELAQSEYLLPRLTRLWTHLDKQKGGIGMRGPGETEIETDRRIIRDKITLLKKRLKTIDKQMAVQRKNRGKMVRVALVGYTNVGKSTLMNVISKSDVFAENKLFATLDTTVRKVVIKNIPFLMTDTVGFIRKLPTQLVESFKSTLDEVREADLLLHVVDISHPNFEDHIASVNSILTDIKCADKPTLMVFNKIDAYEHETIKEDDLETERGKEHYTLQDWKKTWMNDKEVESIFISALNKENLEDFKEKTYEEVKKIHIQRFPYNDFLYYEYKEEE
- a CDS encoding carbonic anhydrase family protein, coding for MKNLVKYLGILIVTLSVYACVDDKEVTTTTNNKDSVLVAQTPIKSILTAEEQANLSPDEIIGRLKKGNENFVSNNLTRRDHSAQRRKATIGQYPKAIVLSCVDSRVPVEDVFDLGIGDIFVARVAGNIENADIVGSMEFATAVAGSKLVIVMGHSSCGAVKHAVDNTDAASMEMNSLQNLLNEIKPSVKATPTNGEISSKNTAFLNDVIHNNALITVKDIRERSPKMAQLEEEGKIKIVAAVYNMATGKVEFI
- a CDS encoding DUF2490 domain-containing protein, with product MKTKFLFLVLSIFTLSTFSQVDENQTGAWYMYFFNHKFSDSQFGIQGDVQYRAWDLMADQEQLLLRSGLTYTPKNANVMFTLGFANITTGEFGDSNATSNENRIYQEALIPQKIGKRFLLTHRFRYEQRFVDDQDFRTRYRYNLFINVPFNNKSLVPKTIYGAFYNELFINGERIIGNNNNTVELFDRNRTYFGVGYVLNPQIRFQVGYMNQTTNAWSKGQLQFSMHHNF
- a CDS encoding endonuclease/exonuclease/phosphatase family protein, which translates into the protein MFPSLPSIKQKKDITTIAFYNVENLFDTVDDPNTADDDYTPNGKKKWTVDRYKIKVKKLSSIIAQLGLHKSKYPPAIVGLVEVENAKVVSDLANSSYLKKHHYGFVHYDSPDERGIDVALLYNKIAFELIDSETYPVYLEDEEGDRDYTRDILKVSGNLHGELVHIIVTHWSSRREGVAETEHKRIAAAEKIREITLDLHQKEMNPKIIIMGDFNDDPTSRSVNQFLVKDDFYNPMKKILNPESKGSLTFNGNWNLFDQIIFSKNFLQEEKNKLYFKHAEVFNKKWMKIYKGKYKGSPFRTYIGPWYKGGFSDHFPVYAFLKKKS
- the glpQ gene encoding glycerophosphodiester phosphodiesterase — protein: MKYNLLFLICLLLTCCKQTQKKEKLSKKIVIAHRGASAYLPEHTLEAKAMAFAMNVNFIEQDLVLSKDDVPIVIHDIYLDDVTDVATKFPNRKRKDNRFYVIDFTYQELKTLQVTERFNPKTGKQFYPDRFPKWKGSFKLHSLQEEIELIQGLNASTGKKIGIYPEIKEPKFHQKEGKNLTSVVLKVLDDYGYKTKNDNCILQCFDANELERIRVELKSELFLVQLIEHKEEAKQLKHFATYADGIGPWYKQILLEKVEGKFTFTNLVKEAHELELKVHPYTFRADALAEFSSFNEMLETLLIDANVDGAFTDFPDKVVHFLKNRNQLKE